From Prionailurus viverrinus isolate Anna chromosome B2, UM_Priviv_1.0, whole genome shotgun sequence, the proteins below share one genomic window:
- the MED20 gene encoding mediator of RNA polymerase II transcription subunit 20: protein MGVTCVSQMPVAEGKSVQQTVELLTRKLEMLGAEKQGTFCVDCETYHTAASTLGSQGQAGKLMYVMHNSEYPLSCFALFENGPCLIADTNFDVLMVKLKGFFQSAKASKIETRGTRYQYCDFLVKVGTVTMGPSARGISVEVEYGPCVVASDCWNLLLEFLQSFLGSHTPGAPAVFGNRHDAVYGPADTMAQYMELFNKIRKQQQVPVAGIR, encoded by the exons ATGGGAGTGACTTG TGTGTCCCAGATGCCTGTGGCTGAGGGCAAGAGTGTCCAGCAGACCGTGGAGCTCCTCACCCGGAAACTGGAGATGCTTGGGGCAGAGAAACAAGGAACATTTTGTGTGGATTGTGAGACCTACCACACAGCCGCCTCCACTCTTGGCAGCCAAG GTCAGGCTGGGAAGCTGATGTACGTGATGCACAACTCAGAGTACCCTTTGAGCTGCTTCGCCCTCTTTGAGAATGGCCCTTGCCTCATTGCTGACACCAACTTCGATGTGCTCATGGTGAAGCTCAAGGGCTTTTTCCAGAGTGCCAAGGCTAGCAAGATTGAGACCCGGGGTACCCGTTACCAGTACTGTGACTTCCTAGTGAAGGTGGGCACAGTTACCATGGGGCCCAGTGCCCGAGGCATCTCCGTAGAG GTAGAGTATGGCCCCTGTGTGGTAGCTAGTGACTGCTGGAACCTGCTGCTCGAGTTTCTACAGAGTTTTCTAGGCAGCCACACACCAGGGGCTCCTGCAGTGTTTGGGAACAGACACGATGCCGTCTACGGCCCGGCAGACACCATGGCCCAGTACATGGAACTCTTCAACAAGATCCGCAAGCAGCAGCAGGTGCCCGTGGCTGGCATTCGCTAG